A window of Alkalispirochaeta americana contains these coding sequences:
- the gltX gene encoding glutamate--tRNA ligase has translation MSEKQVRVRYAPSPTGMQHIGGIRTALFNYFFARSKGGSFILRIEDTDQTRFHEDALRDIYETFSWLGIEPDESPDHGGDFGPYVQSQRLERYQKYAEELIASGRAYRDYTSAQRGDQGAAPYAFEGRNLSPEDLQRYKDAGVQPVVRLLVPQEGKTEFDDLVLGRIKRKNKDLPPDPILLKSDGFPTYHLANVVDDHQMEITHVLRAQEWVPSTPIHLLIYDAFGWEPPRFAHLPMVMGKDGAKLSKRHGATSVIEFRRQGYLAEAVMNYVTLLGWSYDDSREFFSCRDLEQLFAIEKINKAPAVFDYRKLDWFNGQYLRELSPDRLVDELLPWLQAEGWATTPATEADRDRLLALIPLIQERLKLLQDVVPLTRFLYQEVDTWEADALTPKKASAREALEWLDQAWAVVEKEGFEDQEKLDEAFRKAADAAGTKVGNLLMPLRVALTGGTVSPPLVGSLRELGLERARKRLAGARTVLEAALS, from the coding sequence ATGAGTGAAAAACAGGTGAGAGTTCGTTATGCCCCGTCGCCGACGGGGATGCAGCATATTGGCGGTATCCGGACCGCCTTGTTTAATTATTTCTTTGCCCGGAGCAAGGGTGGGTCTTTTATTCTCCGGATCGAGGATACCGATCAGACCCGCTTTCACGAAGATGCGCTCCGGGACATCTATGAAACCTTTAGCTGGCTCGGGATTGAACCTGACGAGAGTCCCGATCACGGGGGTGATTTCGGCCCCTACGTTCAGTCCCAGCGGCTGGAACGGTACCAGAAGTACGCCGAAGAGCTGATTGCGTCAGGGCGGGCCTACCGGGATTACACTTCGGCCCAGCGGGGAGATCAGGGGGCGGCTCCCTATGCCTTTGAAGGCAGGAATCTTTCCCCTGAAGACCTTCAGCGCTACAAAGACGCCGGGGTTCAGCCCGTGGTGCGCCTCCTGGTTCCGCAAGAGGGCAAGACCGAGTTCGACGATCTGGTGCTGGGGCGAATAAAGCGGAAAAACAAGGACCTCCCCCCGGACCCAATCCTCCTGAAATCCGATGGTTTCCCCACCTACCACCTGGCTAACGTGGTGGACGATCACCAGATGGAAATTACCCATGTCCTTCGGGCGCAGGAGTGGGTCCCCTCCACGCCGATTCACCTGCTCATCTACGATGCCTTCGGCTGGGAGCCGCCCCGCTTTGCCCACTTGCCCATGGTGATGGGGAAGGACGGGGCAAAACTCTCCAAGCGCCACGGGGCAACCAGCGTGATCGAGTTTCGCCGCCAGGGCTACCTTGCCGAGGCCGTGATGAACTACGTGACCCTCCTGGGCTGGTCCTACGACGATTCCCGGGAGTTTTTTTCCTGCCGTGATCTGGAACAACTCTTTGCAATAGAAAAAATAAACAAGGCTCCTGCGGTTTTTGACTACCGAAAGCTGGACTGGTTTAACGGACAGTACCTGCGAGAGCTCTCACCGGATCGGCTGGTGGACGAACTTCTTCCCTGGCTTCAGGCCGAGGGGTGGGCCACGACCCCTGCCACGGAGGCAGACCGGGATCGTCTCCTGGCGCTGATTCCTCTTATCCAGGAGCGGTTGAAGCTTCTGCAGGATGTGGTTCCGCTCACACGGTTCCTCTATCAGGAGGTTGACACCTGGGAGGCAGACGCATTGACACCGAAGAAAGCCTCGGCCCGGGAAGCCCTGGAGTGGCTGGACCAGGCATGGGCAGTGGTAGAGAAAGAGGGTTTTGAGGACCAGGAAAAACTGGATGAGGCCTTCCGGAAAGCGGCCGATGCTGCTGGAACGAAGGTAGGAAATCTGCTCATGCCCTTGCGGGTGGCTCTCACGGGAGGAACCGTCTCTCCTCCGCTGGTGGGATCGCTGCGGGAGTTAGGGCTGGAGCGGGCCCGAAAGCGTCTGGCCGGAGCCCGGACGGTGCTGGAAGCAGCGCTGTCCTAG
- a CDS encoding glycine--tRNA ligase, producing the protein MSNEPTVDPKTMEKIVSLCKRRGFIFPSSEIYGGLASAWDYGPLGVELKNRLQRFWWREMTQLHDNIVGLDAAILMHPTVWKASGHVDSFSDTMVEDTVTNERYRWDHLTDEQRETKTSPKGNPLSEPREFNLMFKTHLGPASDSGSTVYLRPETAQGIYVNFKNVVQTSRVKIPFGIAQVGKAFRNEIVTKNFIFRTVEFEQMEMQYFVKPGEDDRWFEFWKAERLKYYEKLGIRQDHLRFEEHGPDELAHYAKAAFDIQYLFPFGWQELEGIHNRTDFDLARHSEFCGKEINYLDEETKERYIPYIVETSAGLTRSVLMVLSDAYEEEEVGENDVRTVLRFHPMIAPVQVGVFPLVKKDGLAEKAREIEMALREDFSTFYDQSGAIGRRYRRQDEIGTPFCVTIDYETMEQGTVTLRHRDSMEQERVSLGELGQRLREAIKSYRRADT; encoded by the coding sequence ATGAGTAACGAGCCGACCGTAGATCCCAAGACGATGGAAAAAATTGTCAGTCTCTGCAAGCGAAGAGGGTTTATCTTTCCCTCCTCCGAGATCTATGGAGGTCTTGCCTCGGCCTGGGACTACGGGCCTCTGGGGGTTGAGCTAAAGAACCGCCTTCAGCGGTTCTGGTGGCGCGAGATGACCCAGCTTCACGATAACATAGTGGGGCTTGACGCAGCGATCCTGATGCATCCCACGGTGTGGAAAGCCAGCGGCCACGTGGACAGTTTTTCCGACACCATGGTGGAGGACACAGTAACAAACGAACGCTATCGCTGGGACCACCTCACCGATGAACAGCGGGAGACAAAAACCAGCCCCAAGGGCAACCCCCTCTCGGAACCCCGGGAGTTCAATCTGATGTTCAAAACCCATCTGGGACCCGCTTCCGATTCGGGAAGTACCGTGTATCTGCGTCCCGAAACAGCCCAGGGTATCTATGTGAACTTCAAGAACGTCGTCCAGACCTCGCGGGTGAAGATCCCCTTCGGCATTGCCCAGGTAGGGAAGGCCTTCCGCAACGAGATTGTAACCAAGAACTTTATCTTTCGCACGGTGGAGTTCGAGCAGATGGAAATGCAGTATTTTGTGAAACCCGGGGAAGATGACCGGTGGTTCGAGTTCTGGAAGGCGGAGCGGCTCAAATACTACGAGAAGCTCGGCATTCGCCAGGATCATCTGCGTTTCGAAGAGCACGGCCCCGACGAGTTGGCCCATTACGCCAAAGCCGCCTTTGATATCCAGTACCTCTTTCCCTTCGGATGGCAGGAGCTTGAGGGTATTCATAACCGGACCGATTTCGATCTCGCCCGGCACAGCGAGTTCTGCGGGAAGGAAATCAACTACCTGGATGAGGAAACCAAGGAGCGATATATCCCCTATATCGTGGAAACCTCGGCAGGACTTACCCGGAGTGTGCTGATGGTCCTCTCCGACGCCTATGAGGAAGAAGAAGTTGGCGAAAACGATGTTCGCACCGTCTTGCGGTTCCATCCCATGATCGCGCCCGTACAGGTGGGGGTTTTCCCGCTTGTGAAGAAAGACGGATTGGCAGAAAAAGCCCGGGAGATCGAGATGGCTCTGCGGGAAGATTTTTCTACCTTCTACGATCAATCAGGCGCAATCGGTCGTCGCTATCGCCGGCAGGACGAAATCGGAACGCCCTTCTGCGTAACGATCGACTACGAGACGATGGAGCAGGGCACGGTAACCCTCCGCCACAGGGACTCCATGGAGCAGGAGCGCGTCTCTCTGGGTGAACTGGGCCAGCGGCTGCGGGAGGCGATCAAATCCTACAGGAGAGCAGATACGTGA
- the tyrS gene encoding tyrosine--tRNA ligase produces MSEAAGSVKPGALARLKERGFFAQCTDEAALAELLDRQPVTFYVGVDPTGSSLHAGHLVPLYAMAHLLEFGHQAIVVVGGGTARIGDPSGKIEMRRLVGVEQVAENARSIGSQIDRFLRRGAASAFTAGSEGDGSREKSLPVDLVDNAEWLANLNYIDFLREIGRHFSVNRMLSFETYKMRLETGLSFIEFNYQLLQSYDFLRLFQTRNCQLQIGGDDQWGNIVAGVDLIRRVEGSEARACGLTFPLVTRSDGKKMGKTEKGALFLEPSLISPYDFFQYWRNVADADVRKFLLMYTFLPLAVVDELTREAGAALNAAKERLALEVTALVHGEAEAEAARKAAQALFQSGDAGAAADIPGEDLPLKELSEGIGVLELFVRAGLASSRGEARRLVQQGGAVINDRKIGDVESRVDASWALESSQGEQELLLRAGKKRYFRFRLVS; encoded by the coding sequence GTGAGCGAAGCAGCGGGTTCGGTGAAGCCAGGCGCCTTGGCAAGGCTGAAAGAGCGAGGTTTTTTTGCCCAGTGCACCGACGAGGCTGCCCTGGCAGAGCTCCTGGATCGGCAACCGGTGACCTTCTATGTAGGGGTGGACCCCACGGGAAGCAGCCTTCACGCAGGGCATCTGGTTCCTCTCTACGCCATGGCCCATCTTCTGGAGTTTGGTCATCAGGCGATCGTGGTCGTGGGGGGCGGGACGGCTCGCATTGGTGACCCTTCGGGAAAGATCGAGATGCGTCGCCTTGTCGGGGTAGAGCAGGTGGCCGAAAACGCACGGTCAATCGGCTCCCAGATTGACCGGTTTCTCCGCAGGGGCGCTGCTTCGGCCTTTACCGCAGGTTCCGAAGGGGATGGCTCCCGGGAAAAGTCGCTTCCTGTCGATCTTGTGGACAACGCCGAGTGGCTTGCCAACCTGAATTATATCGATTTCCTGCGGGAGATCGGGCGTCACTTCTCGGTGAACCGAATGTTGAGCTTCGAAACCTACAAGATGCGTCTTGAGACCGGTCTGAGCTTCATCGAGTTCAACTACCAGCTTCTCCAGAGTTACGATTTTCTTCGTCTCTTCCAGACCAGGAACTGCCAGCTCCAGATTGGGGGGGACGACCAGTGGGGCAATATCGTCGCTGGCGTTGATCTCATTCGGCGCGTGGAAGGAAGCGAGGCTCGTGCCTGCGGACTCACGTTCCCGCTGGTTACACGGAGCGACGGCAAGAAGATGGGTAAAACCGAGAAGGGGGCTCTTTTCCTGGAGCCTTCCCTTATCTCACCCTATGATTTTTTCCAGTATTGGCGGAACGTTGCCGATGCCGATGTTCGAAAGTTTCTGTTGATGTATACCTTCTTGCCTCTGGCTGTTGTGGATGAGCTCACCCGCGAGGCCGGAGCAGCTTTGAATGCCGCAAAGGAGCGGCTTGCCCTGGAGGTGACTGCTCTTGTCCATGGCGAGGCCGAAGCCGAGGCGGCCCGCAAGGCGGCGCAGGCTCTCTTTCAGTCGGGAGATGCCGGTGCTGCAGCCGATATCCCCGGGGAAGACCTTCCTCTGAAGGAGCTTTCTGAAGGGATTGGCGTTCTGGAACTCTTTGTGCGGGCCGGCCTGGCCTCGTCCCGGGGAGAGGCCAGACGGCTGGTCCAGCAGGGCGGCGCCGTGATCAACGATCGAAAAATCGGGGATGTGGAATCCCGGGTGGACGCCTCCTGGGCTCTTGAGAGCAGCCAGGGCGAGCAGGAGCTTCTGCTCCGGGCGGGAAAGAAGCGCTACTTCCGCTTTCGCCTGGTCTCCTGA
- a CDS encoding class I SAM-dependent methyltransferase — protein MTDHEKTHEQKIFLANRLKKRFRHLWKYAKRVQTTAFRVYHRDIPEIPLEIDWYDGHLHIAEYQRPHDRAPEEHDEWLQEMVDTAARTLTVPPERVFFKQRERQRGKSQYEPVARQNYTITVEEQGLLFRVNLSDYLDTGLFLDHRMLRMHVAKRCTNKRVLNLFAYTGSFTAYAIAGGARSTVTVDLSRTYLDWAKDNLRLNGLFTAGHEFRRGDVIQEIGHLRNEGRRFDLIILDPPSFSNSKNMDVTLDIQRDHVPLIMDCLSLLDPGGELVFSTNKRRFQFKRQELQDRGVEISSLTKLTMPEDFLGTNIHHVWSLKGDAGRLSGRPGHRHKPDPDQETRRKRK, from the coding sequence ATGACAGACCACGAAAAAACACACGAGCAGAAGATTTTCCTGGCAAATCGCCTGAAAAAACGCTTTCGCCACCTCTGGAAATACGCAAAACGGGTCCAGACAACGGCCTTTCGCGTCTATCACCGGGACATTCCCGAGATTCCTCTGGAAATTGACTGGTACGACGGCCACTTGCACATCGCAGAATATCAGCGTCCCCACGACCGGGCGCCGGAAGAACACGATGAGTGGCTCCAGGAAATGGTGGACACGGCGGCGAGGACCCTGACAGTCCCGCCGGAACGGGTCTTCTTCAAACAGCGCGAACGCCAGCGCGGAAAGAGCCAGTACGAGCCCGTGGCCCGGCAGAACTACACCATCACTGTGGAGGAACAGGGCCTGCTCTTTCGGGTGAATCTCTCGGACTACCTCGACACAGGCCTCTTCCTGGACCACCGGATGCTCCGCATGCATGTGGCAAAGCGGTGTACCAACAAGCGGGTTCTGAATCTTTTTGCCTACACCGGAAGTTTCACTGCCTATGCCATCGCCGGCGGAGCCCGGTCAACCGTGACGGTTGACCTTTCCAGGACCTACCTGGATTGGGCAAAGGATAATTTGCGTCTTAACGGCCTCTTTACAGCAGGCCACGAGTTCAGGCGAGGCGACGTGATTCAGGAGATCGGACATCTTCGGAATGAAGGCCGTCGGTTCGACCTGATCATCCTGGACCCTCCCAGTTTTTCCAACTCAAAAAACATGGATGTCACCCTGGATATTCAACGGGATCACGTGCCGCTCATTATGGACTGCCTGTCCCTTCTGGACCCGGGGGGAGAACTTGTCTTCTCTACGAACAAGCGGAGGTTCCAGTTTAAGCGACAGGAACTGCAAGACCGGGGCGTGGAGATCAGCAGTCTGACAAAGCTGACCATGCCGGAAGATTTTCTTGGCACAAACATTCACCACGTCTGGAGCCTGAAGGGCGATGCCGGCCGGCTCAGCGGCAGGCCCGGACATCGCCACAAACCGGATCCTGATCAGGAGACCAGGCGAAAGCGGAAGTAG
- a CDS encoding redox-sensing transcriptional repressor Rex, protein MKTMKLASMPTIKRLPGYLHVVEAAAREGHPYISGTTIAEELELEPIQVRKDLAVTGIIGKPRMGFPVPELIKAINDFLDWNRSHNAIVLGAGHLGSALLGYSEFSRHGLNAIAAIDTDPAVIGTEINGITIAPADEMAAIIRNHHIEVAVLTVPSQHAQEITNQLVECGIRAIWNFTNCKIKVPSRVIVQQEDLSSGYAVLSVKLRVQQNQGDQAPAKDASE, encoded by the coding sequence ATGAAGACTATGAAACTGGCAAGCATGCCCACCATCAAACGACTCCCGGGATACCTTCACGTGGTGGAAGCGGCCGCTCGGGAGGGTCACCCCTACATTTCCGGGACCACCATCGCCGAAGAACTGGAGCTGGAGCCGATCCAGGTACGAAAGGATCTGGCCGTGACAGGCATCATTGGCAAGCCCCGAATGGGATTCCCTGTTCCGGAGCTGATCAAGGCGATCAACGATTTCCTTGACTGGAACAGGAGCCATAACGCGATCGTGCTGGGAGCGGGGCATCTGGGCTCAGCTCTTTTGGGATACTCCGAATTCAGCCGCCACGGGCTCAACGCAATCGCCGCAATAGACACAGATCCTGCCGTAATCGGCACCGAGATCAACGGCATAACCATTGCGCCGGCGGACGAGATGGCCGCGATAATCAGAAATCACCACATCGAAGTGGCAGTTCTTACCGTTCCCTCCCAGCACGCCCAGGAGATTACCAATCAACTGGTAGAGTGCGGCATTCGTGCCATCTGGAATTTTACCAACTGCAAGATCAAAGTCCCCTCCAGGGTGATCGTGCAGCAAGAGGACCTCTCCAGCGGCTACGCCGTTCTCTCGGTAAAGCTCCGGGTACAACAAAACCAGGGGGATCAGGCTCCGGCAAAGGACGCGTCGGAATGA